The DNA window CCATAACCGCTTCTTTCTTCTCCTGCTGCTCTTTTGTTTCTCTGGGCAGACCATAAGCTTTGGAAAGCGGCTCAAAAGCCTTCGCGTCCGCATCCGTCAGGCGGACCAGTTCTTCCTGAAGCCCTTTCAGCTTTATAAGGCTGGCCTTGATCTCCTCTTCCACATCCGCGTACCTTTTCTTGCCGATAGTCAGATTGGCCACCATCATGCCAAGAGCGCCGGCAAACGCGCCTACCGCCGCCGAGGCTCCGCCGCCGCCCGGCACCGGTTCCTTAGAAGAAAGCGCCTCCAAAAATTCCGTCGTTTTCTTTTCCAGCATCATTTCTCTCTTCCTCCTAGAACAATCCTGAGATCACACCGTCCGCATCCACATCGATCTTCTCTGCCGCCGGTACTTTAGGAAGGCCAGGCATCTTCATAATGTCTCCGGTAAGCGCCACCAGAAATCCGGCACCCGCGGAAGCGGCAATATCCCGAATCGTGATCCGGAATCCTCGCGGACGCCCCAGCATCTTGGCGTCATCCGTCAGAGAATATTGATTCTTCGCCATACAGATCGGAAGCCCTCCCAGTCCGATCTCTTCTAAGTTTTTAATCTCTTTGTTGGCTTTGGCAGTATAGTCCACCCCGTCAGCACCATAGACTTTTACAGCGATCGCTTCGATCTTCTCTTTGATCGGAGCGGCTGTATCATAGACGAATTCCATCCTGCTTTCTTCCTCGCAGAGACGAATCACTTCCCGGGCCAGTTCCTCGCCCCCGGCGCCTCCTTTGCCCCACACCTGGGAGAGCGCCGTGTTGACGCCTGATTCTTTGCATTTCTGCCGCACAAAGTCCAGCTCTGCCTGGGTATCTGTAGGAAACTGGTTGATCGCTACCACCGCCGGAAGGTGATATACCTTTGTAATATTTTCAATATGTTTCAACAGATTTGGAATCCCTTTTTCCAGAGCCTCCAAATTTTCTTCCTGCAATTCGTTCTTGGGAACTCCCCCATTATACTTCAAAGCTTTGATGGTGGCAACTAAAATCACCGCGTTTGGTCTAAGCCCAGACATCCTGCACTTAATATCTACGAATTTCTCCGCGCCCAGATCCGCTCCAAATCCAGCCTCCGTCACCATATAATCCGCCAGCTTCATACCCATCTTTGTAGCGATCACGCTGTTGCATCCATGGGCGATATTCGCAAAGGGTCCGCCGTGGATAAAAGCCGGGGTTCCTTCCAGCGTCTGTACTAGATTCGGTTTTAACGCGTCTTTTAAGAGCGCCGCCGCGGCCCCTTCCGCATGGAGATCTCCTGCGGTCACCGGTTTTCCGCTTCTGGAATAGGCGACGATGATCTTAGATACCCTCTCTTTGAGATCCAGAATATCTTTTGCCAGGCAAAAAACCGCCATAATTTCAGAAGCCACCGTAATATCAAACCCATCCTGTCTAGTCACGCCGTCTGCTTTGGCTCCCAGCCCATCCACAATGCTGCGCAGCTGTCTGTCGTTCATATCCACGCACCGCCGCCAGGTGACCCGGTTGGTGTCAATATCCAGCGCGTTGCCCTGATGGATGTGGTTGTCCAGCATAGCGGCGATCAGGTTATTGGCCGCCCCAATGGCGTGAAGGTCTCCGGTAAAATGCAGGTTAATATCTTCCATCGGAACCACCTGGGCATATCCGCCTCCCGCGGCCCCGCCTTTCACTCCGAACACCGGCCCAAGAGAAGGTTCCCTTAAAGCAACCATGGTCTTTTTCCCCAGCCGGTTCATCGCGTCGGCCACTCCGATGGTGGTCGTGGTCTTGCCCTCTCCCGCCGGCGTAGGATTGATGGCTGTCACCAGGATCAGCTTGGCATCCGGCCTGGATGATAATTCATCTTTGTAATACCGATAGTCGATCTTCGCTTTATATCTTCCGTAATTTTCTACATATCGCTCTGGAATCCCAAGTTCCCCCGCGATCTCATTGATCTCTCTCATCTGCGCTTCCTGGGCAATCTCGATATCACTTTTCCATCCCATTTCTTTCCTCTCCTTTCTTTAGAAATCTACCGTTTCCCGCGCGGCATCACATGGATCGCTCCGCCTTCCAGCTCTTCCAGCGCCTCTCCGATTCCTTCATTATAAGTGGGATGAGCCCGCATCCCTTTTTCCATCTGATGGATGGTAAGCCCATTCGCGACTGCCGTCACAAATTCCCCGATCATATCGGTGGCTCTGGCGCACATCATATGGGCGCCCAGGATCACACCCGTGTCCTCCCTGGCCACGATTTTTATAAATCCCCTGTCTTCCTTTGAGATCAGGCTTCTTCCATTGGCGCTCATGATAAATTTTCCGGTCCGAACCGGTATCTGCTGTTCTTTGGCCCCTTCTTCCGTCAGTCCCACAGAGGCGATCTCCGGATCGGTGTAGACACAGGATGGTACCACATCCAGGTCTATGGCCGGATCCTTTCC is part of the Lachnospiraceae bacterium KGMB03038 genome and encodes:
- a CDS encoding cyclodeaminase/cyclohydrolase family protein produces the protein MLEKKTTEFLEALSSKEPVPGGGGASAAVGAFAGALGMMVANLTIGKKRYADVEEEIKASLIKLKGLQEELVRLTDADAKAFEPLSKAYGLPRETKEQQEKKEAVMEEALYEASVVPMEIMETIRKVMEELEVLGEKGSRIAVSDVGVGILFAQAALEGASLNIFINTKLMKNRERAKEMNSKAEAMIQEGSRQKEKIYQDVLEKIR
- a CDS encoding formate--tetrahydrofolate ligase — translated: MGWKSDIEIAQEAQMREINEIAGELGIPERYVENYGRYKAKIDYRYYKDELSSRPDAKLILVTAINPTPAGEGKTTTTIGVADAMNRLGKKTMVALREPSLGPVFGVKGGAAGGGYAQVVPMEDINLHFTGDLHAIGAANNLIAAMLDNHIHQGNALDIDTNRVTWRRCVDMNDRQLRSIVDGLGAKADGVTRQDGFDITVASEIMAVFCLAKDILDLKERVSKIIVAYSRSGKPVTAGDLHAEGAAAALLKDALKPNLVQTLEGTPAFIHGGPFANIAHGCNSVIATKMGMKLADYMVTEAGFGADLGAEKFVDIKCRMSGLRPNAVILVATIKALKYNGGVPKNELQEENLEALEKGIPNLLKHIENITKVYHLPAVVAINQFPTDTQAELDFVRQKCKESGVNTALSQVWGKGGAGGEELAREVIRLCEEESRMEFVYDTAAPIKEKIEAIAVKVYGADGVDYTAKANKEIKNLEEIGLGGLPICMAKNQYSLTDDAKMLGRPRGFRITIRDIAASAGAGFLVALTGDIMKMPGLPKVPAAEKIDVDADGVISGLF